A window from uncultured Desulfobacter sp. encodes these proteins:
- a CDS encoding class I SAM-dependent methyltransferase: MEKIKQIFNSEHANAYDQKAMKAQWLDPAIVFGMAYRFVSPKERVLDIGIGTGLSSELFFKAGLEIHGIDFSHQMLGLCRAKGMAKDLKEHDLSVTPYPYPDNFAHHAVCTGVTHIFEDITPIFKEVSRMLKENGMFAFVVAHCDEGEKRTRSVKPHADPQKENMLMYGYCDKQIEMLTKEHGFGPVYDLEFNACAIANQPGRYKARVIQKQPVTPCQS; encoded by the coding sequence AATGCCTACGACCAGAAGGCCATGAAAGCCCAATGGCTGGATCCGGCCATTGTATTCGGCATGGCCTACAGGTTCGTCAGTCCCAAAGAGCGGGTTTTGGATATAGGTATCGGCACCGGCCTGTCCTCCGAGTTGTTTTTCAAGGCAGGGCTTGAAATCCACGGGATTGATTTTTCGCACCAGATGCTTGGGTTATGCCGTGCAAAGGGGATGGCCAAGGATTTAAAGGAGCATGACCTGTCAGTTACCCCCTATCCTTATCCGGATAATTTTGCCCATCATGCCGTGTGCACCGGGGTCACCCATATTTTCGAGGACATCACCCCGATTTTTAAAGAAGTTTCAAGGATGCTTAAAGAAAACGGAATGTTTGCCTTTGTGGTGGCCCATTGTGATGAAGGTGAAAAGCGAACGAGATCCGTTAAACCCCACGCAGATCCCCAAAAAGAGAATATGCTCATGTATGGCTATTGTGACAAACAAATTGAAATGCTGACTAAAGAACACGGGTTTGGCCCGGTGTATGATCTTGAATTCAATGCCTGTGCCATTGCAAACCAACCCGGGCGGTACAAAGCCAGGGTCATCCAAAAGCAGCCTGTCACGCCTTGCCAGTCCTGA